From one Paenibacillus sp. FSL K6-1330 genomic stretch:
- a CDS encoding sugar ABC transporter permease has translation MNKGAPKIPESGRMRRIIKNRAIYLMILPGFLYFLIFKYIPMSGLIIAFQDYQAYLGVTGSPWVGLKHFERLFTEPMFFTILGNTLLLFFLNLAFYFPVPIILALMLNEVRREVFKRFIQTLVYIPHFMSWVIIVSISFVMLSMDRGIINELLVMAGFEKINFLMSSEWFRPMYVMQIIWREAGWGTIIYLAAMAAIDPGLYEASRIDGASRFRQMWHITLPSIRSVIVVLLILKIGDVLELGFEHIYLLLNSMNRNVAEIFDTYVYTAGLKQGQFSFSTAVGFFKSLIGLILVMLANWLAKKAGEEGIY, from the coding sequence ATGAACAAGGGCGCCCCCAAAATACCGGAATCCGGTCGAATGAGGAGAATCATAAAAAACCGGGCGATCTACCTCATGATTCTTCCGGGATTTTTATACTTCCTGATCTTTAAATATATCCCGATGTCGGGATTGATTATAGCCTTCCAGGATTATCAGGCTTATCTAGGCGTTACGGGCAGCCCCTGGGTGGGGCTCAAGCATTTTGAGCGGCTGTTTACCGAGCCGATGTTCTTCACGATTTTGGGCAACACGCTGCTGCTGTTTTTCTTGAACCTGGCCTTCTATTTTCCCGTGCCGATCATTCTTGCCTTAATGCTCAACGAGGTTCGGCGCGAAGTGTTTAAACGTTTTATCCAGACGCTGGTGTATATTCCCCACTTCATGTCCTGGGTTATCATCGTATCCATTTCGTTTGTCATGCTCTCGATGGATCGCGGAATCATTAATGAATTGCTGGTTATGGCCGGATTCGAAAAAATCAATTTCCTGATGAGCAGCGAATGGTTCAGGCCGATGTATGTTATGCAGATCATCTGGCGGGAGGCAGGCTGGGGGACGATCATCTATTTGGCTGCCATGGCGGCGATTGATCCCGGTTTATACGAAGCGTCCCGGATTGACGGGGCCAGCCGCTTTCGGCAAATGTGGCATATTACGCTTCCTTCGATTCGAAGCGTGATCGTCGTTTTGTTGATTTTGAAAATCGGCGATGTGCTGGAACTTGGGTTCGAACATATCTATCTCCTCTTAAACTCAATGAACCGGAATGTGGCGGAGATATTCGATACGTATGTTTATACCGCAGGTCTTAAGCAAGGTCAGTTCAGCTTCAGTACGGCGGTCGGGTTCTTTAAATCGCTGATCGGTCTTATTCTGGTGATGCTGGCCAATTGGCTGGCCAAAAAAGCGGGAGAAGAAGGCATCTATTAA
- a CDS encoding FAD-dependent oxidoreductase: protein MIREMQADIVIIGGGTGGTAAALAAAKSGKTVIMTEETTWIGGQLTSQAVPPDEHPWIESFGCTRSYRQFREGVRQYYRDFFPMTPKARSNVQLNPGSGIVSRLCHEPRTALAVLHQMLAPYIHSGRLTILYQYAAESADVSEDRVNSVTVRHLETQDQIALRAPFFVDATELGDLLPLAGIEYVTGAESKSQTGEPHAVDGDPLPQDMQGFTYCFAVDYLEGEDHTIEKPALYDFWREYKPEFWPDKLLSLTAVKPSTNEPIEYGIFPGHGKFPLYQYRQILDPKHFAEGTFDSSVSLVNWPQNDYWLGSIIDVPKEEADHHIYQAKQLSLSLLYWLQTEVPRPDGGKGYPGLRLRPDVVGTEDGMAMYPYIRESRRIQAEFTVLEQHVATESRPDGASETFPDSVGIGCYRIDLHPSTGERPYIDISSLPFQIPLGSLIPKRMKNVLAASKNIGVTHITNGCYRLHPVEWNIGEAAGYCVSYCLDHDILPTDVRSDEERLASFQQKLVSEGIELAWPALRPV from the coding sequence ATGATACGAGAAATGCAGGCCGATATCGTCATTATCGGCGGCGGGACCGGAGGAACAGCCGCCGCACTTGCCGCCGCTAAATCAGGAAAGACGGTCATCATGACCGAAGAGACCACTTGGATCGGGGGACAGCTAACCAGCCAGGCGGTTCCGCCCGACGAGCATCCGTGGATTGAATCCTTTGGCTGCACGCGCAGCTACCGGCAGTTCCGCGAAGGTGTCCGCCAGTACTACCGCGATTTTTTTCCCATGACTCCCAAGGCCAGATCCAATGTGCAATTGAACCCCGGCAGCGGCATCGTCAGCCGGCTGTGCCATGAGCCGCGCACGGCTCTCGCCGTGCTGCATCAAATGCTGGCCCCGTACATTCACAGCGGACGGCTTACGATCCTGTATCAGTATGCGGCAGAGTCTGCCGACGTTTCAGAGGATCGCGTGAACAGCGTAACCGTTCGTCATCTTGAAACGCAGGATCAAATCGCGCTCCGCGCCCCGTTCTTCGTGGATGCCACCGAGCTCGGGGATTTGCTTCCGCTGGCGGGTATCGAGTATGTTACCGGCGCCGAGTCCAAGTCCCAGACAGGGGAACCGCATGCCGTTGACGGCGATCCGCTGCCGCAGGACATGCAGGGCTTCACGTATTGTTTTGCCGTGGATTATCTGGAGGGTGAGGACCACACCATCGAAAAGCCTGCCCTTTACGATTTTTGGCGAGAGTATAAACCCGAATTCTGGCCGGATAAGCTGTTAAGCCTGACCGCCGTCAAGCCGTCCACCAATGAGCCGATCGAGTATGGGATTTTCCCGGGACACGGCAAGTTCCCGCTTTATCAATACCGTCAAATCCTGGATCCGAAGCATTTTGCAGAGGGTACGTTCGACAGCTCGGTGTCGCTTGTGAACTGGCCGCAGAACGACTACTGGCTCGGCTCCATTATCGATGTTCCGAAGGAAGAGGCTGACCATCATATCTATCAAGCCAAGCAGCTTAGCTTGTCCCTGCTGTATTGGCTGCAGACCGAGGTGCCGCGGCCGGACGGCGGGAAGGGTTATCCCGGGCTGCGCCTGCGTCCCGATGTGGTCGGAACGGAAGACGGGATGGCCATGTATCCTTACATCCGTGAGTCGAGAAGAATTCAGGCCGAGTTTACGGTGCTGGAGCAGCATGTGGCAACCGAATCGCGGCCGGACGGAGCTTCGGAAACGTTCCCTGATTCCGTCGGCATCGGCTGTTACCGGATCGATCTGCATCCGAGCACGGGCGAGCGCCCCTACATTGATATCTCGTCCCTGCCGTTCCAAATCCCGCTGGGCAGCTTAATTCCGAAACGGATGAAGAATGTGCTGGCCGCCAGCAAAAACATCGGGGTCACCCACATTACGAACGGCTGCTACCGGCTGCATCCCGTAGAATGGAACATTGGCGAGGCCGCCGGATATTGTGTCAGCTATTGCCTAGACCATGATATTCTGCCGACGGATGTGCGGAGCGATGAAGAAAGACTGGCCAGCTTCCAGCAAAAGCTCGTCAGCGAAGGAATCGAGCTGGCATGGCCGGCACTGCGTCCTGTCTGA
- a CDS encoding AraC family transcriptional regulator, producing MHPKSSYYSKMVLFGCFISIIPLVALGFFSFMKSSTSVQNHVNSSNIQIMNQTNSNLEQVLRTVDYTLNYVINSNILQSALYRPLSYYDFQLYNKLREEMSLLQSPETKVTDVILANTTTNWLINNRGMYEFDEYASKDALLTLMELHGNSNWVMLETESLGSSDTLSYACPYTIALVKKMPLSSSSARGVALATIPSCSLAAMMDTPSESREVMVLDHNYRIVVHPEQGKLGQYLTDTGYEEAELGHFDNKSGQFETRIDNKPVSVTYVRSDFNGWLYASFTEMSVITKESRSIGWFTLYICMLMIGFSILLVWLGTRKMYTPIRHIFENIVERLPEIQANKKSELQIIDEHIRDMFHSNTKLRSELRQTSQQVRTFFLHKLFLGKSSPPEVMEQIELFGFKEQISAWEHLAVFTLQIDMLDETRYERKDRDLLLFAINNIIEEMIPSSHRLPSVIIDLTQVTLIGRGGITLEAFNDYIYTLSEEIQKTTRSVLDLEVSIGISLPYGNLSKTSRAYQEGLEALKHRIKLGTGVIIPYFSLNSGKHTRVYFYPMQVENELIDAIKLADEDRAVELLKQWLHEVFRKDRTPHDYQISLIRLLNDLMIVMQENGIMLEQLDIRDSSLVEELLRLYTNHDIESWFKSRIIRPMVSVFRDRQDSQYQNLSEQMIEIIRNEFDRNITLEECASRLHYNNFYLSSVFKKETNMSFSEYLSQYRFKMSKKWLVESDMPIKDIAEKLSYNNSQNFIRSFRKLEGMTPGQYRGKYKTGQ from the coding sequence TTGCATCCAAAAAGTAGCTATTATTCTAAAATGGTCCTGTTCGGCTGTTTCATCAGCATCATTCCTCTTGTGGCCCTCGGCTTCTTCTCGTTCATGAAATCATCCACCTCCGTTCAAAACCACGTCAACAGCAGCAATATCCAGATTATGAATCAAACGAACAGCAATCTCGAACAGGTGCTGCGGACCGTGGATTATACACTGAATTACGTCATTAATTCCAATATCCTGCAAAGCGCGTTGTATCGTCCCCTGTCCTACTATGACTTCCAATTGTATAACAAGCTGAGAGAAGAGATGAGTCTACTGCAATCTCCCGAGACGAAGGTTACGGACGTCATCCTTGCGAATACGACAACCAACTGGCTGATCAATAACCGGGGCATGTACGAATTTGATGAATACGCTTCCAAGGATGCGCTGCTGACGCTTATGGAGCTTCATGGGAACTCCAATTGGGTGATGCTTGAAACGGAATCCCTCGGGTCCAGCGATACACTCAGTTATGCCTGCCCCTACACGATTGCGCTTGTGAAGAAAATGCCACTCTCTTCCTCCAGCGCCCGGGGTGTCGCGCTCGCCACCATTCCCAGCTGCAGTCTCGCCGCTATGATGGATACCCCTTCCGAATCCCGGGAGGTAATGGTTCTGGACCACAATTACCGGATCGTTGTACATCCCGAGCAAGGAAAGCTCGGGCAATATCTGACCGATACCGGGTATGAGGAGGCGGAGCTGGGCCATTTTGACAATAAATCGGGGCAGTTCGAGACGAGGATCGACAACAAGCCGGTGTCCGTTACGTACGTCCGGTCCGATTTTAACGGCTGGTTGTATGCCTCCTTTACCGAAATGTCCGTCATTACGAAGGAGTCCCGCTCCATCGGCTGGTTTACGCTGTATATTTGCATGCTGATGATCGGTTTCAGCATTCTGCTGGTATGGCTTGGAACGCGGAAAATGTACACGCCCATCCGGCACATTTTTGAAAATATCGTGGAGCGTTTGCCGGAAATCCAAGCCAACAAAAAGAGCGAGCTGCAAATCATCGACGAACATATCCGGGATATGTTCCATTCGAACACCAAGCTCCGCAGCGAGCTTCGGCAGACCAGCCAGCAGGTACGCACCTTTTTCCTCCATAAGCTGTTTCTGGGGAAGAGCAGTCCGCCCGAAGTGATGGAGCAGATCGAGCTGTTCGGCTTCAAGGAGCAAATATCCGCTTGGGAGCATCTGGCGGTATTTACCCTTCAGATCGATATGCTGGACGAAACCCGCTATGAACGCAAGGATCGTGATCTGCTGCTGTTTGCCATCAACAATATCATTGAGGAGATGATCCCCTCCTCCCATCGTCTCCCCTCTGTCATTATCGATCTCACCCAGGTTACGCTCATCGGACGAGGCGGTATCACGCTGGAAGCATTCAACGACTATATCTATACGTTATCGGAAGAGATCCAGAAGACAACGCGCAGTGTTCTCGATCTGGAGGTCAGCATCGGCATCAGTTTGCCTTACGGGAATCTATCCAAAACGTCGCGCGCCTACCAGGAAGGGCTCGAAGCCCTTAAACACCGCATCAAGCTGGGGACCGGTGTCATTATCCCTTATTTCAGCCTGAATTCAGGCAAGCACACCCGGGTCTATTTCTACCCGATGCAGGTAGAGAACGAGCTGATTGATGCCATCAAGTTGGCCGATGAAGATCGGGCCGTGGAGCTTCTGAAGCAGTGGCTGCACGAAGTGTTTCGGAAGGATCGGACCCCGCATGATTATCAAATCTCGCTCATCCGGCTGTTGAATGATCTCATGATCGTGATGCAGGAGAATGGGATCATGCTCGAGCAGCTCGACATCCGGGACAGCTCTCTTGTAGAGGAGCTTCTTCGGCTCTACACCAATCATGATATCGAAAGCTGGTTTAAATCCCGCATCATCCGGCCGATGGTCAGTGTATTCCGGGATCGCCAGGACTCTCAATATCAGAATCTCTCCGAGCAGATGATCGAGATCATCCGTAATGAGTTTGACCGCAATATTACGCTCGAGGAATGTGCTTCGCGCCTCCATTACAACAATTTTTATCTAAGCAGCGTATTCAAAAAAGAGACCAATATGTCCTTCAGCGAATACCTGTCCCAGTACCGCTTCAAAATGTCCAAGAAATGGCTTGTCGAAAGCGATATGCCCATTAAGGATATTGCGGAGAAGCTGAGTTACAACAATTCGCAGAACTTTATCCGGTCCTTCCGTAAGTTGGAGGGGATGACACCCGGGCAATATCGCGGCAAATACAAAACCGGACAATAA
- a CDS encoding aminoglycoside adenylyltransferase domain-containing protein, with product METQWVLDQAVDLFKEELGGNLVGIYLHGSLAMGCFNPDTSDIDLLVVVEDKLTRDHMRRLAKKIIAFHDGMPNQQGLELSLVLESSLQETVYPPPFEFHYSAFHREKYLTDDDYLCGGFQDADLAAHYTVIFHRGIALYGKPVHEVFTSVDRQHYIQAILHDVEGAVEDITGSPMYYTLNLCRVLYYLKEGVVSSKKEGGEWGLLTLPSKYHPIIKRALHQYSGGTQNPADSSPNELIEFAGDMLELIRKELE from the coding sequence TTGGAAACGCAATGGGTTTTGGATCAAGCGGTCGATTTGTTTAAGGAGGAGCTTGGCGGCAATCTGGTTGGCATTTACTTGCATGGCTCGTTAGCTATGGGCTGCTTCAACCCGGACACAAGCGATATCGATCTGCTGGTCGTGGTTGAGGACAAGCTGACCCGGGATCATATGAGGCGGTTGGCCAAAAAAATCATAGCGTTCCACGATGGTATGCCCAATCAACAGGGGTTGGAGCTGAGCCTTGTCCTGGAATCCAGTCTGCAGGAGACCGTCTATCCGCCTCCATTCGAGTTCCACTATTCCGCCTTTCATCGCGAGAAGTACCTGACCGATGACGATTACCTATGCGGCGGGTTCCAAGACGCCGACCTGGCCGCCCATTACACCGTGATTTTTCATCGGGGCATTGCCCTGTACGGCAAACCGGTTCACGAGGTCTTTACATCCGTTGACCGGCAGCATTACATACAAGCCATCCTCCATGACGTGGAGGGTGCGGTAGAAGACATCACCGGCTCCCCTATGTACTACACGCTAAACCTGTGCCGGGTGCTGTACTATCTGAAGGAAGGCGTTGTCTCCTCCAAAAAAGAAGGCGGAGAATGGGGCCTGCTCACGCTTCCTTCCAAGTATCATCCGATTATCAAGCGTGCCTTGCATCAATATAGCGGCGGAACCCAGAATCCTGCGGATTCCTCTCCCAATGAACTCATCGAGTTTGCCGGCGATATGCTGGAGCTGATCCGAAAGGAACTGGAATAG
- a CDS encoding 4'-phosphopantetheinyl transferase superfamily protein — protein MNTFHDDQPSHIEVYAIQNSDQIRDETFRALFQTLSPDRQDYVSKFKRASDYQRSVLGDAMVHRILRDKLGLDPMHIEIIRNAYGKPSLKNHDNLHFNVSHSGHWIVCAVSHEPVGIDVEKMEAIDMDIAKRFFHKTEFNALLHCDPSVRLSRFFDLWTLKESYIKAVGKGLHLPLDSFALELLEGEWAPVLGENGETYYFKQYAVEEGYKLSVCGISCHFPKNVQFVTAEEL, from the coding sequence ATGAATACTTTTCATGATGACCAACCAAGCCATATCGAGGTTTACGCAATCCAGAATTCGGACCAAATTCGCGATGAGACGTTCCGTGCCTTGTTCCAGACGTTATCGCCTGATCGACAGGACTATGTGTCCAAATTCAAAAGAGCGAGCGATTACCAACGGTCGGTGCTCGGTGATGCCATGGTCCATCGAATCCTTCGGGATAAGCTGGGACTTGATCCGATGCATATAGAAATCATAAGGAATGCATATGGAAAGCCATCCTTAAAGAATCATGACAATCTGCATTTTAACGTCTCCCATTCCGGGCATTGGATCGTGTGCGCCGTTAGCCACGAGCCGGTTGGGATTGACGTGGAGAAAATGGAAGCCATCGATATGGATATCGCCAAACGCTTTTTCCATAAAACCGAGTTTAACGCGCTGTTACACTGTGATCCTTCTGTCCGGCTTTCCCGCTTCTTTGATCTATGGACGTTAAAGGAAAGTTATATCAAGGCTGTTGGCAAAGGCCTGCATTTGCCGTTGGATTCGTTTGCATTGGAACTGCTGGAAGGGGAGTGGGCACCTGTGCTTGGTGAGAACGGAGAGACCTATTATTTTAAACAGTATGCGGTGGAAGAAGGTTACAAGCTGTCGGTGTGTGGCATTAGCTGTCATTTCCCTAAGAACGTCCAATTCGTAACCGCTGAGGAGTTATGA
- a CDS encoding tryptophan RNA-binding attenuation protein — protein MSVIIAKDDLELPCPNCNGEKYVIANDEKEPCSKCDGKGVILTALGQTLLHFFKKHS, from the coding sequence ATGTCAGTCATTATTGCAAAGGACGATTTGGAACTCCCTTGCCCTAACTGCAATGGAGAAAAATATGTTATCGCTAATGATGAAAAAGAACCTTGTTCAAAATGTGATGGAAAAGGTGTCATTCTAACTGCACTTGGGCAAACATTACTCCACTTTTTCAAAAAACATTCTTAG
- a CDS encoding extracellular solute-binding protein, with protein sequence MTRLSNYVILTLAILMVSAACISMARSSGADGGSTSSDRTTSISIMANLHTTEVPSDRIEKWIEDKTGVQLNIQWVPDGSYDEKVFASLATGTLPQALYLKNAASLSYFRDEIRSGLFWEIGPYLKDYPNLQRLKPEVLKNTAIDGKLYSLYQERALARSGIIYRKDWADRLGLPAPETLDELYEMLKGFTYEDPDNNGIDDTIGLTDRNDLIYGAFKTISSYYGTPNNWGWYNDSLQPEFVSPKYMETMKFFKKLHSEGLINEDFPITSKTDQQELFVTGKAGVYIGAMGDVLSLESRLLANDPKAVLDVQNRILGPEGYGIWASQGYGTVILFPKSAIATEEELKSVLSFYDALMSSELANLMYWGIEGIHYTVQDGKAMAVDAFELREKDVKPYQALMAGGSSTIPGMLQPVTLNQAKDKAERLIYDNERFLIYDPTAPLESPMYNEIGVRLNERMRDATYQFMLGMIDEQGFEAEIDRWLEEGGRQIIEEYNVSYRSMVGPYLHEKYR encoded by the coding sequence ATGACCCGTCTGTCAAACTATGTCATTCTTACACTCGCTATTCTTATGGTATCGGCTGCATGCATCAGCATGGCCCGATCATCGGGAGCGGATGGCGGAAGTACGTCTTCTGATCGCACAACCAGCATTTCGATTATGGCCAACCTGCACACCACCGAAGTTCCCTCCGATCGGATCGAGAAATGGATCGAGGATAAAACAGGCGTTCAGCTGAACATTCAGTGGGTACCCGACGGGAGTTATGATGAGAAGGTATTTGCTTCGCTTGCAACAGGAACTTTGCCGCAAGCGCTGTATCTGAAGAATGCCGCATCCTTGTCCTATTTCAGGGATGAGATTCGGAGCGGGCTATTCTGGGAAATCGGCCCGTATCTTAAGGACTATCCGAATTTGCAGAGATTGAAGCCCGAGGTTCTGAAGAATACGGCCATCGATGGTAAACTGTACAGCCTGTATCAGGAACGTGCCTTAGCCCGTTCAGGCATCATCTACCGTAAGGACTGGGCAGATCGGCTGGGACTACCGGCACCGGAAACGCTTGATGAATTATATGAAATGTTGAAAGGGTTTACATATGAGGATCCGGACAACAACGGTATCGACGATACCATAGGTTTGACGGACCGCAACGATTTGATCTATGGGGCTTTCAAGACGATTAGCTCCTATTATGGAACTCCGAACAATTGGGGATGGTATAACGATTCATTGCAGCCGGAATTCGTCTCCCCAAAGTATATGGAAACGATGAAGTTCTTCAAGAAGCTTCATAGCGAAGGATTAATAAATGAAGACTTCCCGATTACCAGCAAGACCGACCAGCAGGAGCTGTTCGTAACGGGAAAAGCTGGGGTTTATATCGGTGCGATGGGGGACGTACTGTCCCTGGAATCAAGGCTGCTGGCGAATGATCCCAAGGCCGTGCTGGACGTTCAGAATCGGATTCTCGGGCCGGAAGGGTACGGGATATGGGCTTCGCAGGGTTACGGGACGGTGATCTTGTTTCCGAAGTCCGCGATTGCTACGGAAGAGGAATTGAAGAGCGTGCTCTCTTTCTATGACGCACTGATGAGTTCCGAGCTTGCAAACCTGATGTATTGGGGCATCGAAGGGATCCATTATACCGTTCAGGATGGCAAAGCGATGGCGGTGGATGCATTTGAGCTAAGGGAAAAGGATGTAAAGCCCTATCAGGCTTTAATGGCTGGAGGCTCCAGCACTATACCGGGCATGCTGCAGCCGGTTACTCTGAATCAAGCGAAGGATAAGGCCGAGCGGCTGATTTACGATAATGAGCGTTTCCTCATCTATGATCCCACCGCACCGCTGGAGTCTCCGATGTATAATGAGATCGGCGTCAGATTGAATGAACGCATGCGGGATGCCACCTATCAATTTATGCTAGGGATGATCGATGAGCAGGGATTTGAGGCTGAGATCGATCGTTGGCTGGAAGAGGGGGGGAGGCAGATTATCGAGGAATATAATGTTTCATACCGAAGCATGGTCGGACCCTATTTACATGAGAAATACCGCTAA
- a CDS encoding carbohydrate ABC transporter permease, with protein MVQDKTISSRIFDIVNYTLLLIIGLVTILPFLHVIAGSFTTVTELAQKQFVLFPTVWSLDAYKYVFSTNTVFRSLGVSVGVTFLGTLFSMLLTCLMAYGLSRRDLDGRNFIMFMVLFTMLFSGGMIPTFLVVKEMGLIDTYAALIVPTAINAFNLIIMRNFFQNLPEGLEESAKIDGAGDWGILFRIVIPLSMPAIATISLFYAVTYWNTYMSAILYLNDAAKWPVQVILRQIVILASGLAADTSGMDEFVRPPEQTVKMAVIVIATLPILCVYPFLQKHFAKGALLGSIKG; from the coding sequence ATGGTACAAGATAAAACGATATCGAGCCGAATCTTCGATATCGTGAACTATACGCTGCTGTTGATCATTGGCCTGGTTACCATCCTGCCTTTCCTTCACGTCATCGCCGGATCCTTCACAACCGTGACGGAGCTGGCGCAGAAGCAGTTTGTCCTGTTTCCGACCGTATGGTCGCTTGATGCTTACAAATATGTGTTTTCAACCAATACGGTGTTTCGCTCGCTTGGCGTTTCCGTGGGCGTCACCTTTTTGGGTACCTTGTTCAGCATGCTGTTAACCTGCTTGATGGCATACGGACTGTCGCGCAGGGATCTGGATGGCCGTAATTTCATCATGTTCATGGTTCTGTTCACGATGCTGTTCAGTGGCGGAATGATCCCAACGTTTCTCGTGGTGAAGGAGATGGGGCTGATCGATACGTATGCGGCGCTGATTGTCCCGACGGCGATCAATGCCTTCAATCTCATCATCATGCGTAACTTCTTTCAGAACCTGCCTGAGGGATTGGAGGAATCCGCGAAGATCGACGGGGCCGGCGATTGGGGCATCCTGTTCCGAATCGTGATTCCGCTGTCGATGCCTGCTATTGCGACCATATCGCTCTTTTATGCGGTTACCTACTGGAACACGTATATGTCGGCGATTTTGTACTTGAATGATGCGGCCAAATGGCCCGTGCAGGTCATCCTGCGGCAGATCGTCATCCTTGCCAGCGGTTTGGCGGCAGACACCTCCGGCATGGACGAATTTGTCCGGCCGCCGGAGCAGACGGTGAAGATGGCGGTCATTGTCATTGCCACACTGCCGATTCTGTGCGTATATCCGTTCCTGCAGAAGCATTTTGCGAAGGGTGCGCTGCTGGGTTCAATCAAGGGATAG
- a CDS encoding extracellular solute-binding protein, giving the protein MKKNKASTILAIVTALSVLAGCGGNSAPAATGSSNGSPAQGENKSEPVTISIMANLHTPEVPSDMIEKLLEEKTGTKLDIQWVPDGTYDEKVNASFATGTLPQVTYLKNAASLVNMRDAIRNGQFWEIGPLLGQYPNLSKLKPEVLKNTAVDGKIYALYREVPLSRQGIIYRKDWADKLGLSAPTNVDEFYNMLKQFKEKDPDGNGKEDTIPLTDRNDLIYGAFKTISSWLGTPNNWGEKDGKLAPEFMFPEYMETMKFFKKLHQEGLINQDFPVTSKTDQQNLFITGKSGVYIGAMGDVSSLHPKVVEVNPDAELDVQNKIEGGPNGFGIWSVPGYGSVILFPKTAIKSEEELKDVLAFMDQLMSPELGNLIYWGVEGQHHKLEEGKVIPSEDTKLTDREVKPYQAMQVGGPLTIEGFYEPKHMLPVKAKSEEMITENNDYLIEDPSASLDSKTFNEKGVQLQEMIKDGTYQFMLGDIDEAGFQAVVDNWLKSGGQQIIDEFNVSYESSK; this is encoded by the coding sequence ATGAAGAAGAATAAAGCCAGTACTATCCTGGCAATTGTAACCGCTTTATCCGTGTTGGCGGGCTGTGGCGGCAACTCCGCCCCAGCAGCAACCGGCAGCTCAAATGGCAGTCCAGCGCAAGGCGAGAACAAGAGCGAACCGGTAACCATCTCGATTATGGCCAACCTCCATACCCCTGAAGTTCCCTCCGACATGATTGAGAAGCTGCTGGAAGAGAAAACAGGCACCAAGCTTGACATTCAGTGGGTGCCGGACGGCACTTATGATGAAAAGGTCAATGCATCCTTTGCAACTGGAACGCTGCCGCAGGTGACGTACCTGAAGAATGCCGCCTCGCTTGTGAATATGCGTGATGCGATCCGCAACGGGCAATTCTGGGAGATTGGGCCATTGCTGGGTCAATACCCGAACCTCAGCAAGCTGAAACCTGAAGTGTTAAAGAACACGGCGGTGGACGGTAAAATTTATGCGTTATACCGTGAAGTGCCTTTGTCGCGTCAGGGCATCATTTACCGCAAGGATTGGGCCGATAAGCTTGGGCTCAGCGCCCCGACCAATGTAGACGAATTCTATAATATGTTGAAGCAGTTCAAGGAGAAGGATCCTGATGGCAACGGCAAAGAAGACACCATCCCGCTGACGGATCGAAATGACCTGATCTACGGCGCGTTCAAAACGATAAGCTCGTGGCTCGGCACGCCGAATAACTGGGGCGAGAAGGACGGCAAGCTGGCTCCCGAATTTATGTTCCCTGAATATATGGAGACGATGAAATTCTTCAAGAAGCTTCACCAGGAAGGCCTGATCAATCAGGATTTCCCGGTTACCAGCAAAACGGACCAACAAAATCTGTTCATTACTGGCAAGTCGGGTGTATATATCGGAGCGATGGGGGACGTATCCAGCCTGCATCCCAAGGTCGTTGAAGTGAATCCGGATGCGGAACTCGATGTTCAGAATAAAATCGAAGGAGGACCGAATGGCTTCGGAATCTGGTCGGTTCCCGGCTATGGCTCGGTGATACTCTTTCCGAAAACAGCCATCAAATCAGAAGAGGAACTGAAAGATGTGCTGGCCTTTATGGATCAGTTGATGAGTCCGGAGCTTGGCAACCTGATCTACTGGGGGGTTGAAGGACAGCACCACAAGCTGGAGGAAGGCAAGGTCATTCCTTCGGAAGACACCAAGCTGACCGATCGCGAAGTGAAGCCTTATCAAGCGATGCAGGTCGGCGGGCCGTTAACGATCGAGGGTTTTTATGAACCGAAGCATATGCTCCCTGTCAAAGCGAAATCGGAGGAAATGATCACGGAGAACAATGATTATCTCATTGAGGATCCTTCGGCATCATTGGATTCCAAGACGTTTAACGAAAAAGGTGTACAGCTGCAGGAGATGATTAAAGACGGCACGTATCAATTTATGCTTGGCGATATCGATGAGGCCGGATTCCAGGCGGTCGTGGATAACTGGCTTAAGAGCGGCGGTCAGCAAATCATCGATGAGTTCAACGTATCCTACGAATCATCCAAATAA